The genomic stretch GAACCAGGCGAAGAGCGTCCAGCGCCGCGTCGTCCGGAACCAGAGGTCGCCGGTTCGGCGCGTCATGAGCGCGGCGATCCCGAAGGCGAACGGGACGGTGAACCCGACGTACCCGAGGTAGAGGGTCGGCGGGTGGATCATCATCCAGTAGTTCTTGAGCTGCGGATTGAGGCCGACGCCGTCGGCGCGCAGGGGACCGCTCTCGAACGGGCTCGAGATGAAGTTCGTGAGGATGAGGAAGAACGTCAGGACCGCGCCGAGGACATGGACGACCCACGGCATGAGCGCGCGGTTCTTGTCCCGGTTCGTGACGATCGTGAGCATCGACATCGTCGAGAGGATGAGCGCCCAGAGGAGGAGGCTCCCCGCTTGGCTCCCCCAGAGCGCGCCGATCTTGTACGGCACCGGCTGGCTCACGCTCGAGTAGTGGTAGACGGCGTCGAGCCGGAAGTCGTTCGTCAGCAGGCCGTGCTCGAGGCAGATCACGGCGACGACGATGAGACCCCAGGCCGAGAGCATGCTGCGCTCGGCGCTCGCCTGGAGGCCGCGGCCGGAGGCGACGGTGGAGAGGAACGACGCCGCGACCGCCCACGCGGCGGCGAGGAGGGCGAGGAAGAGGGCAAAGTGACCGATCGTCGCCATCAGGATCGCTTGCCCGGATCGGCCGCCTCGTACTTCGAGG from Candidatus Polarisedimenticolaceae bacterium encodes the following:
- the ccsA gene encoding cytochrome c biogenesis protein CcsA; the encoded protein is MATIGHFALFLALLAAAWAVAASFLSTVASGRGLQASAERSMLSAWGLIVVAVICLEHGLLTNDFRLDAVYHYSSVSQPVPYKIGALWGSQAGSLLLWALILSTMSMLTIVTNRDKNRALMPWVVHVLGAVLTFFLILTNFISSPFESGPLRADGVGLNPQLKNYWMMIHPPTLYLGYVGFTVPFAFGIAALMTRRTGDLWFRTTRRWTLFAWFFLGIGILMGSYWAYIELGWGGYWAWDPVENASLMPWLTGTAFLHSVMLQEKKGMMK